One window from the genome of Bacillus weihaiensis encodes:
- a CDS encoding YjzD family protein has protein sequence MNTLRFLWTFIWGFLLIHMASYVVNSMSGGHYDFMTATVLSVIAIVVIILIAQVIPSEPAADHDHH, from the coding sequence GTGAATACATTGCGTTTTTTATGGACATTTATCTGGGGGTTTTTATTAATACATATGGCATCTTATGTAGTTAATTCTATGTCAGGTGGTCATTACGATTTCATGACAGCGACTGTTTTATCTGTTATTGCAATCGTTGTCATCATTTTAATTGCTCAGGTCATCCCTAGCGAACCTGCTGCAGATCATGATCATCATTAA
- a CDS encoding YjzC family protein — translation MGQQHRFRSGQKAPNNGIYVEIGETGDNVKNPGQIKLKAGDRFPETANHNRQWTYKRKP, via the coding sequence ATGGGACAACAACACCGTTTTCGTTCTGGACAAAAAGCACCTAATAATGGAATTTATGTAGAGATTGGGGAAACTGGTGATAATGTAAAAAATCCAGGTCAAATAAAACTAAAAGCTGGAGATCGCTTCCCTGAAACAGCAAACCATAACCGTCAATGGACATATAAAAGAAAGCCATAA
- a CDS encoding undecaprenyl-diphosphate phosphatase, whose product MFQGFTEPIPISSSGHLVFAQHFLGVTIDGLSFELFVNAASLLAVLLIYREDLARLTVNGVKYITTKDPNAKNDFQFIVYLIIATIPAGVIGVLFDDVISQYKYIQVTAVTLIITGIALWTIRNLRGRKNDGDLSFKDALIIGFAQAVALIPGISRSGATIVAAMGLGMKQETALKFSFLMFIPVSFGGLILSVSELMEDPNLDTLLLPYIVAFIAALITSYFSLKWFMNIMAKGNLKYFAYYCFIVGIAVLIFA is encoded by the coding sequence ATGTTTCAAGGGTTTACAGAGCCAATTCCTATTTCTTCTAGTGGTCATTTAGTGTTTGCCCAGCATTTTTTAGGAGTTACTATTGATGGATTATCTTTTGAATTATTTGTTAACGCAGCGTCTTTACTCGCTGTTTTACTCATCTATCGTGAGGATCTTGCTCGTCTAACGGTTAACGGTGTTAAGTACATAACAACAAAAGATCCTAACGCAAAAAATGATTTTCAATTTATTGTCTATTTAATAATTGCAACAATACCAGCTGGAGTGATCGGCGTCCTATTTGATGATGTCATCTCTCAATATAAATATATTCAAGTAACAGCTGTTACACTTATCATCACAGGAATTGCCCTTTGGACAATTCGAAATTTACGCGGACGGAAAAATGATGGGGATCTTTCTTTCAAAGATGCTCTTATTATTGGGTTTGCCCAAGCAGTTGCCTTAATACCAGGCATTAGTCGTTCTGGTGCAACGATTGTTGCAGCTATGGGACTAGGAATGAAGCAAGAAACTGCTTTAAAGTTCTCGTTCTTAATGTTTATCCCTGTAAGCTTCGGAGGGCTCATTTTAAGCGTATCAGAATTAATGGAAGATCCGAATTTAGATACATTGTTACTCCCTTATATTGTGGCATTTATAGCTGCTCTTATCACTTCTTATTTTTCCCTAAAATGGTTTATGAATATTATGGCTAAAGGGAACTTGAAGTATTTTGCTTATTACTGCTTTATTGTGGGAATAGCAGTGTTAATTTTCGCTTAA
- the argF gene encoding ornithine carbamoyltransferase — translation MISVPVIEKTKQTKRDFLTLLDYSQEEIIELLDDAFQLELQPIQPILQGKTLAMIFEKSSTRTRVSFETGMLQLGGHALFLSSQDLQLGRGEPVSDTAKVLSGYVDAIMIRTFGHDKIEELANHASVPVINGLTDLFHPCQALADLKTIYRLKGKFTGVKTAYLGDGNNVAHSLMIAAAKVGMDFTIGCPVGYEPNQEIVEKAMEIAKQTGATIEVTTNPIDAVKDADIVYTDVWASMGQESEQQKRLLAFKDFQVNDALVQFAKDDYHFLHCLPAHREEEVTASIIDGEHSAVFEQAENRLHVQKALLKKLLV, via the coding sequence ATGATTAGTGTTCCTGTTATTGAAAAAACGAAACAAACAAAACGCGATTTTTTAACGCTTTTAGATTATAGCCAAGAAGAAATTATTGAACTGCTAGACGATGCCTTTCAATTGGAATTGCAGCCTATCCAACCAATTCTACAAGGAAAAACATTAGCGATGATATTTGAGAAATCATCGACAAGAACACGCGTTTCGTTTGAAACAGGTATGCTTCAGCTTGGTGGTCATGCTTTGTTCTTAAGTAGTCAAGATCTTCAACTAGGAAGAGGAGAACCTGTTTCAGATACAGCAAAGGTTCTGTCAGGTTATGTGGATGCGATTATGATTCGTACGTTTGGGCATGACAAAATTGAGGAGCTTGCTAATCATGCATCCGTTCCCGTAATTAATGGACTTACGGATTTATTTCATCCGTGCCAGGCACTTGCTGATTTAAAAACGATATATCGTTTAAAAGGTAAATTTACAGGTGTAAAAACAGCTTACTTAGGTGATGGAAATAATGTGGCTCATTCATTAATGATTGCAGCTGCAAAGGTAGGAATGGACTTTACTATAGGATGTCCAGTTGGCTATGAGCCAAATCAAGAAATAGTCGAAAAAGCAATGGAAATTGCGAAGCAAACTGGAGCAACAATTGAAGTGACAACTAATCCTATAGATGCCGTGAAAGATGCCGATATTGTGTATACAGACGTTTGGGCGAGCATGGGACAGGAAAGTGAGCAGCAGAAACGCTTACTAGCATTTAAAGACTTCCAAGTAAACGATGCACTTGTACAATTTGCTAAAGATGACTATCATTTTCTTCATTGTTTACCAGCCCATCGTGAAGAGGAAGTAACGGCTTCAATCATTGATGGAGAACATTCAGCAGTATTTGAGCAAGCTGAAAACCGTCTCCATGTACAAAAAGCTTTGCTAAAGAAATTGTTAGTATGA
- a CDS encoding carbamoyl phosphate synthase large subunit, producing the protein MSKNKSIKKIVVIGSGPIVIGQAAEFDYAGTQGCLALKEEGYTVVLVNNNPATIMTDEEFSDVLYFEPLTVESLTKIIEKEKPDGLLASLGGQTGLNLAMELHEAGVLEKYGVSLLGTSIESIRKGEDRNEFRQLMYDLNEPIPESAIVTTFDEAMDFAKKIGFPIIIRPAYTLGGKGGGIASNETEYHKLVKSGLHASPITQILVEKSIAGFKEVEYEMIRDHKGTCISVCNMENIDPVGVHTGDSIVVAPSQTLSDQEYHMLRSAAVKIVSALGVIGGCNIQLALDPNSKQYYVIEVNPRVSRSSALASKATGYPIAKIAAKLAVGYTLEELKNPLTMSTYASFEPSLDYVVVKFPRWPFDKFTKADRKLGTKMKATGEVMAIERNLEAAIQKACDSLELDNIGTHLPELVKLSTEEVIELMRVTDDRRFFAVMELIRRGVSLQEIHDITKMDYYFLSSFSHIVEMEGKIKTQFPLLFDVELMKKAKEKGFSDKTISTLIETPEKEIRKLRLGAGITASYKYVDTCAAEFEARTNYFYSTYFGENEQPALSNQKKILIIGSGPIRIGQGIEFDYSAVHGIKALKQLGYEAIMINNNPETVSTDFETADRLYFEPITLEHVLNVIDSEKIDSVIVQYGGQTAINLADQLESAGVKLLGTDTDTLDWLEDRDKFYHILDELHIPHAKGLTANDATEAVHGAQEIGYPILLRPSYVIGGKGMVVVQSEAELKELLATNTTMIYPILIDQFVQGIEGEIDLISDGEEAFIPTFIEHVEPAGVHSGDSLAILPSQHFSNHTKQVIKEYAKKLVKRLTYRGIMNIQFLLNRDDVFILEVNPRASRTAPVISKVTGIPIIKYATQLLCGRSLKEVNLQPLKETSIVAVKYPVFSSHALHDVDITVGPEMKATGEGMCVGGNLQEVYRKIFYKDLENVTSVYFDVIDEEAITKAKEAGLKVEVDHFDTWVEGDKGIFVSIDDRPNGKRNREQAIEKGMVLFTHMSTFYACLEATKLVDSSVSSMQELLQKEVVNQ; encoded by the coding sequence ATGTCTAAAAACAAATCCATCAAAAAAATTGTTGTCATTGGTTCTGGCCCAATTGTCATTGGTCAGGCAGCAGAGTTTGATTATGCAGGAACTCAAGGCTGCCTAGCGTTAAAAGAAGAGGGATATACGGTTGTTCTCGTTAATAACAATCCTGCAACCATCATGACTGACGAGGAATTCTCAGATGTTCTTTACTTTGAGCCATTAACAGTTGAGAGTTTAACGAAGATTATTGAAAAAGAAAAGCCAGATGGTCTTCTTGCTTCATTAGGAGGTCAGACGGGTCTTAATTTAGCAATGGAGCTCCATGAAGCGGGCGTACTAGAGAAATATGGGGTGTCGTTACTTGGTACATCGATTGAATCAATTCGTAAGGGAGAAGACCGTAATGAATTCCGTCAATTAATGTACGATTTAAATGAGCCAATTCCCGAAAGTGCAATTGTGACAACGTTTGATGAAGCCATGGATTTTGCGAAGAAAATTGGATTCCCTATTATTATTCGTCCAGCCTATACTCTTGGAGGGAAAGGGGGAGGAATTGCTTCCAACGAGACGGAATATCATAAGCTTGTTAAGAGTGGTTTACATGCAAGTCCTATTACGCAAATATTAGTTGAGAAGAGCATTGCTGGTTTTAAAGAAGTAGAGTATGAGATGATCCGCGATCATAAAGGAACATGTATCTCTGTATGCAATATGGAAAATATTGATCCGGTGGGTGTTCATACAGGTGATTCCATTGTTGTAGCACCCTCTCAAACCTTATCAGATCAAGAATACCATATGCTTCGAAGTGCAGCAGTGAAAATTGTCTCAGCGCTTGGGGTGATCGGTGGATGTAACATTCAGTTAGCATTAGATCCAAACAGTAAACAATATTATGTGATTGAAGTTAATCCACGGGTTAGCAGATCTTCTGCGCTTGCATCAAAGGCTACTGGTTATCCGATTGCTAAAATTGCAGCTAAGTTAGCTGTTGGCTATACGTTAGAGGAATTAAAAAATCCATTAACAATGAGTACGTATGCAAGCTTTGAGCCTTCCCTTGATTATGTAGTTGTGAAATTCCCTAGATGGCCTTTTGATAAGTTTACCAAAGCAGACCGAAAGCTTGGGACAAAAATGAAAGCAACAGGCGAGGTTATGGCGATTGAGCGTAATTTAGAAGCGGCCATTCAAAAAGCTTGTGACTCCCTTGAATTAGATAATATTGGAACACATTTACCCGAACTTGTGAAGCTTTCTACAGAAGAAGTAATTGAATTAATGAGGGTAACAGATGATCGCCGTTTCTTCGCAGTCATGGAATTAATTAGAAGAGGTGTATCTCTTCAAGAAATCCATGATATCACGAAAATGGACTATTATTTCTTATCCTCCTTTAGCCATATTGTTGAGATGGAGGGAAAAATAAAAACGCAATTTCCACTTCTTTTTGATGTAGAGCTTATGAAGAAGGCGAAGGAAAAGGGGTTCTCAGACAAAACGATTAGTACTTTAATAGAAACGCCTGAAAAAGAAATCAGAAAGCTTCGTCTTGGAGCGGGCATTACGGCTTCTTATAAATATGTTGATACATGTGCTGCAGAATTTGAAGCTCGTACAAACTATTTTTACTCCACGTATTTTGGAGAGAATGAACAACCAGCATTATCAAATCAAAAGAAAATTCTTATTATCGGTTCAGGACCAATTCGTATTGGTCAAGGTATTGAATTTGATTATAGTGCAGTTCACGGTATTAAGGCATTAAAACAGCTTGGCTATGAAGCAATTATGATTAATAATAATCCTGAAACAGTGAGTACAGATTTTGAAACAGCTGACCGTTTGTATTTTGAGCCTATTACGCTTGAGCATGTCTTAAACGTGATTGATTCTGAGAAGATTGATTCAGTGATTGTGCAATATGGGGGCCAGACAGCGATTAATCTTGCCGACCAGCTTGAGTCAGCAGGTGTTAAGCTACTTGGAACAGATACTGACACATTAGATTGGCTTGAAGATCGTGACAAGTTCTACCACATCTTAGATGAGTTACACATCCCTCATGCGAAGGGATTAACAGCAAACGATGCAACTGAGGCCGTTCATGGAGCTCAAGAAATAGGATATCCAATCTTGCTACGTCCTTCTTATGTAATTGGTGGTAAAGGAATGGTTGTCGTGCAATCAGAAGCAGAATTAAAGGAGCTTCTAGCGACTAACACAACGATGATCTATCCAATTTTAATTGATCAATTTGTTCAAGGAATTGAAGGTGAGATCGATCTCATTTCTGATGGGGAGGAAGCATTTATTCCTACTTTTATTGAACATGTTGAGCCTGCTGGTGTTCACTCGGGTGATAGTTTAGCGATTCTACCATCACAGCACTTTTCCAATCATACAAAACAGGTGATTAAAGAGTATGCAAAAAAATTGGTGAAAAGACTAACTTATCGTGGAATCATGAATATCCAGTTTTTATTGAATAGGGACGATGTTTTTATTCTAGAAGTAAATCCACGAGCAAGTCGAACAGCTCCGGTTATTAGTAAGGTGACAGGTATTCCAATTATCAAATATGCTACTCAGCTTTTATGCGGTCGTTCTTTAAAAGAAGTGAATCTTCAGCCGCTAAAGGAGACGTCTATTGTAGCAGTGAAATATCCTGTTTTTTCAAGTCATGCCTTACATGATGTGGATATTACAGTAGGACCAGAAATGAAAGCAACTGGTGAAGGTATGTGTGTAGGAGGAAATCTTCAAGAAGTTTATCGTAAGATTTTCTATAAAGACTTAGAAAACGTGACCTCCGTTTATTTTGATGTCATTGATGAAGAAGCCATAACAAAAGCAAAAGAAGCAGGGCTTAAAGTAGAAGTCGACCATTTTGACACTTGGGTCGAAGGAGACAAGGGGATTTTTGTATCCATTGATGATCGTCCTAACGGAAAACGAAACAGAGAGCAGGCTATTGAAAAAGGGATGGTTCTCTTTACACATATGAGTACATTTTATGCTTGTCTTGAAGCAACAAAGCTTGTAGATAGTTCGGTATCCTCTATGCAAGAATTACTACAAAAGGAAGTGGTGAACCAATGA
- a CDS encoding carbamoyl phosphate synthase small subunit, with amino-acid sequence MKGYLHLEDGSMYEGILEQIGQEEINGEIVFFTGMTGYQEVLTDPSYKNQIVVFTYPLIGNYGVNKSDGESKEPQVKAVVLYECTQEYSHYEAKYSMKEYLQKWNIPILHHIDTRAVVKKIRNHGSMAALITKNAHLNEAPCEMFEDGVFDVASASIQSHGKGDKHIALIDFGFKKSILTALVNRGCRVTTVPFHMMDQVNQLEPDGILLSNGPGDPEKLKDYLSKIKELAESYPTFGICLGHQLLSLAFGAKTKKLLFGHRGANQPVIDTKTDKVFMTSQNHSYVVMKDSLENTELAIRFYHINDGSIEGISHKTLPILSAQFHPEAHPGPTDSEWIFDEFLESVTASKGDIAYV; translated from the coding sequence ATGAAAGGTTATCTTCACTTAGAGGATGGATCAATGTACGAAGGAATTTTAGAACAAATTGGTCAAGAAGAAATCAATGGCGAAATTGTCTTTTTTACTGGGATGACGGGATATCAAGAGGTACTAACAGATCCTTCATATAAAAATCAAATTGTTGTCTTCACCTATCCGTTAATCGGAAACTATGGTGTGAATAAGTCAGATGGGGAAAGTAAGGAGCCACAAGTAAAAGCTGTTGTTCTTTATGAGTGTACACAAGAGTATTCCCATTACGAAGCGAAATACAGCATGAAAGAATACCTCCAAAAGTGGAACATTCCAATTTTGCATCATATTGATACACGTGCAGTCGTAAAGAAAATTAGAAATCACGGCTCAATGGCAGCCTTAATTACAAAGAATGCTCATCTTAATGAAGCGCCATGTGAAATGTTTGAAGACGGTGTTTTTGATGTAGCCTCTGCATCCATACAGAGTCATGGCAAAGGTGATAAACATATTGCATTAATTGATTTTGGATTCAAGAAATCAATCCTAACAGCACTTGTTAATAGAGGCTGTAGGGTTACAACGGTACCATTCCACATGATGGACCAAGTAAATCAACTAGAGCCAGATGGGATTCTTTTATCGAATGGACCTGGAGATCCGGAGAAGCTCAAAGACTATTTATCTAAAATAAAGGAACTTGCCGAAAGCTACCCAACCTTTGGAATTTGTTTAGGTCATCAGCTCCTTTCATTAGCCTTTGGTGCGAAAACAAAGAAGTTGCTGTTTGGTCATAGAGGTGCAAATCAGCCTGTTATTGATACAAAAACAGATAAAGTGTTCATGACATCTCAAAATCATAGCTATGTTGTGATGAAAGATAGTTTAGAAAATACGGAGTTAGCTATCCGCTTTTATCATATAAATGATGGCTCAATTGAAGGGATTTCACATAAAACACTACCTATTTTATCAGCTCAATTTCATCCAGAAGCACACCCTGGTCCAACGGATAGTGAGTGGATCTTTGATGAATTTTTAGAATCCGTTACAGCATCAAAAGGAGATATAGCTTATGTCTAA
- a CDS encoding acetylornithine transaminase gives MSYQFPTYARWNVTVKEAKGSWVIDEHNQKYLDFVSGIAVCNLGHADEDVLTSIQEQLGKYWHMSNLFQQPIQEEVAKKLVESSDGDAVFFCNSGAEANEAAIKLARKFTGKTKIVTFYQSFHGRTFATMSATGQEKIQQGFGPLLETFEYLPYNDVQQLDHLQDDVAAIMLEVVQGEGGVVPATEDFISKVKETCEKLGALLIIDEVQTGIGRTGKPFAYQHYNLSPDIITSAKGLGSGLPVGAMIGKKHLVETFGPGSHGSTFGGNPISMAAAKATLAKIFEEEFLKEVEKKSHYFIEKLNNVIGTHFLVEEVRGKGLLLGISCKEEIGEIIQQLREEQLLTLPAGPNVIRLLPPLTVTYEEMDVAIEKINQVFSKQKQSVLSE, from the coding sequence ATGAGCTATCAATTTCCAACCTATGCAAGATGGAATGTAACTGTTAAGGAAGCTAAAGGTTCATGGGTGATCGATGAACACAATCAGAAATATTTAGACTTTGTTTCAGGTATTGCGGTGTGTAATCTAGGTCATGCCGATGAAGATGTTTTAACGTCTATTCAAGAACAGCTAGGTAAGTACTGGCACATGTCAAACCTATTTCAACAGCCAATTCAGGAAGAAGTAGCAAAAAAGCTAGTGGAATCCAGTGATGGAGATGCTGTATTCTTTTGCAATAGTGGAGCAGAAGCAAATGAAGCGGCAATTAAGCTAGCACGTAAATTTACAGGCAAGACAAAGATTGTCACGTTTTATCAATCCTTTCATGGCCGTACCTTTGCGACAATGTCAGCGACAGGTCAGGAAAAGATTCAACAAGGCTTTGGTCCGTTACTTGAAACTTTTGAATACTTGCCTTATAACGATGTACAACAACTCGATCATTTGCAGGATGATGTTGCGGCCATTATGCTAGAAGTTGTTCAAGGTGAAGGTGGCGTTGTTCCTGCAACTGAGGACTTTATAAGCAAAGTGAAAGAAACCTGTGAAAAACTAGGAGCATTGCTAATCATTGACGAGGTTCAGACGGGAATAGGGCGTACGGGGAAACCTTTTGCCTATCAGCATTACAACCTCTCACCTGACATTATTACGTCAGCAAAAGGCCTAGGTAGTGGATTACCTGTTGGAGCAATGATTGGGAAAAAGCATCTTGTTGAAACCTTTGGACCAGGTAGTCACGGATCGACCTTTGGAGGAAATCCAATTAGCATGGCAGCAGCAAAAGCTACTTTGGCTAAAATTTTTGAAGAAGAATTTTTAAAGGAAGTTGAGAAAAAAAGTCACTATTTTATAGAGAAGTTGAATAATGTAATAGGTACTCATTTTCTAGTAGAAGAAGTAAGGGGGAAGGGCTTATTACTAGGGATTTCTTGTAAAGAGGAGATCGGTGAAATCATTCAACAATTAAGAGAAGAACAGCTACTAACGTTACCAGCAGGACCGAATGTAATTCGCTTACTTCCACCATTAACGGTTACGTATGAAGAGATGGATGTAGCGATTGAAAAAATCAACCAAGTATTTTCTAAACAAAAGCAATCAGTACTCAGTGAATAG
- the argB gene encoding acetylglutamate kinase: MTKKLVLKCGGSTVHQLSEAFFQSLTDLVKEDWQIVIVHGGGPDITKMLNELRIESEFVNGQRKTTKPVLEVAEMILAGKINKQLANLLQTRQLKSIGLSGSDAGILGAEYMDQKSLGLVGKVTTVQTEVLQLLMQNGYIPVMAPLARNGSQETLNVNADLAAAAIANAIGAEKFLFVTDVPGILNQEKQVIEEITPTEIDSFIKAEVITGGMIPKVQSAVATLSDNCQEVMIVSGKEEFYQGHKFKGTKIVKERKVLQR, from the coding sequence ATGACTAAAAAACTTGTTTTAAAATGTGGAGGTAGCACAGTTCATCAGTTGTCAGAAGCTTTTTTTCAAAGTTTAACGGATCTAGTAAAGGAAGATTGGCAGATTGTAATTGTTCATGGTGGTGGACCTGACATTACAAAGATGCTAAATGAGCTGAGAATTGAATCAGAGTTTGTGAATGGACAGAGGAAAACAACAAAGCCAGTTTTAGAAGTAGCGGAAATGATCCTGGCAGGAAAAATAAATAAGCAGCTAGCGAACTTACTTCAAACTAGACAGTTGAAATCCATTGGTCTGTCAGGAAGTGACGCAGGTATTTTAGGTGCAGAGTACATGGATCAGAAGTCTCTTGGGTTAGTTGGAAAGGTTACGACTGTTCAAACAGAAGTGCTTCAGCTTCTTATGCAAAACGGATATATTCCAGTCATGGCTCCACTTGCCCGCAATGGGTCACAGGAAACATTAAATGTTAATGCGGATTTAGCTGCAGCTGCGATAGCTAATGCGATTGGAGCTGAGAAATTCCTCTTTGTAACAGATGTACCTGGTATCCTTAACCAGGAAAAACAAGTAATTGAAGAGATAACGCCAACTGAAATTGACTCATTTATTAAAGCCGAAGTGATTACAGGGGGAATGATTCCGAAGGTTCAATCGGCTGTCGCCACATTATCAGATAATTGCCAAGAGGTCATGATTGTGAGTGGGAAAGAAGAATTTTATCAAGGGCATAAATTTAAGGGGACAAAAATTGTGAAGGAGAGGAAGGTATTACAAAGATGA
- the argJ gene encoding bifunctional ornithine acetyltransferase/N-acetylglutamate synthase, which produces MIQTKQTSTIMKIEDGSVVSPKGFLADGVHAGLRYTKNDLGVIYSEVPANCAAVYTQSHFQAAPLKVTQESIATEDLLQAIVVNSANANACTGEQGLLDAYEMREKCAELFQIDKHLVAVASTGVIGEFLKMDKIRNGISQLSPTPSKESAVAFQQAILTTDLVMKTSCYKVEIDGKPVVIGGAAKGSGMIHPNMATMLSFITTDACIDSSSLQSLLSDVTDKTYNQITVDGDTSTNDMVLVMANGKADNHPLNEQHPQWGEFKKAFQLVSEELAKQIAKDGEGATKLIEVEVTGAKTKHEANVVAKKIVGSSLVKTAVYGADANWGRIICAVGYSEASVDPEDIDIYLGDICLFTNNRPQAFSEELASDYLKKEQVNITVHLGVGEESGKAWGCDLTYDYVKINASYRT; this is translated from the coding sequence GTGATACAAACAAAACAAACATCAACGATAATGAAAATTGAAGACGGATCGGTTGTTTCACCTAAAGGATTTTTAGCAGACGGTGTACACGCAGGCTTGCGTTATACAAAAAATGACTTAGGTGTTATCTACAGTGAAGTGCCAGCAAATTGCGCAGCGGTTTATACGCAAAGTCATTTTCAAGCTGCTCCATTAAAAGTGACTCAAGAAAGTATCGCAACGGAAGATTTACTTCAAGCAATTGTTGTGAACAGTGCAAATGCAAATGCTTGTACTGGCGAACAAGGACTTTTAGATGCGTATGAAATGAGAGAAAAATGTGCGGAACTCTTCCAAATTGACAAACATTTAGTGGCGGTGGCATCTACGGGTGTTATTGGTGAGTTTTTAAAAATGGATAAAATTCGTAATGGTATTAGTCAGCTTTCACCAACCCCTTCGAAAGAATCAGCTGTTGCGTTTCAACAAGCAATCTTAACAACAGATCTTGTCATGAAGACCTCCTGTTACAAAGTTGAGATTGATGGGAAGCCTGTTGTGATTGGCGGGGCAGCAAAAGGATCTGGAATGATTCATCCGAATATGGCAACCATGCTCAGCTTTATCACAACAGACGCTTGTATCGATTCTAGCTCACTTCAATCATTATTAAGTGATGTAACGGATAAGACGTACAATCAAATCACTGTTGATGGTGATACTTCTACAAATGATATGGTTCTTGTTATGGCGAATGGGAAGGCTGATAATCATCCATTAAATGAGCAGCATCCGCAATGGGGAGAATTCAAGAAAGCTTTCCAATTAGTAAGTGAAGAGCTAGCGAAGCAAATAGCGAAGGATGGAGAAGGCGCAACGAAGCTTATTGAGGTGGAAGTAACAGGTGCAAAAACAAAGCATGAAGCAAATGTCGTTGCAAAGAAGATTGTAGGATCTAGTCTTGTAAAAACAGCCGTTTATGGAGCTGATGCTAACTGGGGGAGAATTATTTGCGCTGTAGGATATAGTGAAGCTTCCGTTGATCCTGAGGATATCGATATTTATTTAGGTGATATTTGTTTATTTACAAATAATAGACCACAAGCTTTTTCAGAAGAGCTTGCTTCAGACTATTTAAAAAAAGAGCAAGTAAACATTACCGTTCACTTAGGTGTAGGTGAAGAGTCAGGAAAGGCCTGGGGCTGCGATTTAACATACGATTACGTGAAAATTAATGCGAGCTATCGTACGTAA
- the argC gene encoding N-acetyl-gamma-glutamyl-phosphate reductase produces MKVGIVGATGYGGVELYRLLSNHPHVEECILYSSSDMDVSYTHVYPQLNTLSEHVLKDIDIEEMKANLDVLFLATPPGVSSKLSPSFMGTNVKLIDLSGDLRLRNKASYEQWYKRPAVNGDILEQTVYGLSELNKESIKHAKIIANPGCFPTATILGLAPLVEKQFIQVDSIIVDAKTGVSGAGRNASQATHFSEVNENIKIYKVHEHQHIPEIEQALQQVNPEVPYITFHTHLIPMTRGIMATINASLKDTLSTEQLINEYRQYYQDSSFVRVRSQGEFPSTKEVYASNFCDIGLSVDTRTNRVTIVAVIDNLMKGAAGQAVQNFNIMNGFDETSGIKLAPIYP; encoded by the coding sequence GTGAAGGTCGGGATTGTCGGTGCCACTGGTTATGGTGGAGTCGAATTGTATCGTTTGTTATCCAATCATCCACATGTTGAGGAATGCATACTTTATTCATCTTCAGATATGGATGTTTCCTATACTCACGTTTATCCACAATTGAATACATTAAGTGAACATGTTCTCAAGGATATTGATATAGAAGAGATGAAAGCAAATCTGGATGTATTGTTTTTAGCTACGCCTCCAGGTGTTTCTAGTAAACTATCACCAAGCTTTATGGGAACGAATGTAAAGTTAATTGATTTGTCAGGTGATCTAAGGTTAAGGAATAAAGCATCCTATGAGCAGTGGTATAAGCGACCCGCTGTGAATGGAGATATTTTAGAACAGACAGTGTATGGGTTATCGGAATTAAATAAAGAAAGCATTAAACATGCAAAAATTATTGCGAATCCTGGTTGTTTTCCTACTGCAACAATTCTTGGATTAGCCCCACTCGTTGAAAAACAATTCATACAGGTGGATTCCATTATAGTGGATGCGAAAACCGGGGTTTCAGGAGCAGGAAGAAATGCTTCTCAAGCAACACATTTTTCTGAAGTGAATGAAAACATCAAAATTTACAAGGTGCATGAACATCAGCATATACCAGAAATTGAACAGGCGTTACAGCAGGTTAACCCTGAAGTTCCATACATCACATTTCATACACATCTTATACCAATGACACGGGGAATCATGGCAACGATCAATGCTAGCTTAAAAGATACATTATCTACTGAACAGTTAATCAATGAATATAGGCAATATTATCAAGATTCTTCATTTGTACGAGTGAGGAGTCAAGGAGAATTTCCATCAACAAAAGAAGTATATGCCTCTAATTTCTGTGATATCGGCCTCAGTGTTGATACAAGAACAAATCGGGTTACAATAGTGGCGGTTATTGACAATTTAATGAAGGGGGCAGCGGGTCAGGCTGTACAGAATTTCAATATAATGAACGGTTTTGATGAAACTTCTGGCATTAAGCTTGCTCCTATTTATCCATAA